The following are encoded together in the Cervus elaphus chromosome 23, mCerEla1.1, whole genome shotgun sequence genome:
- the SMOX gene encoding spermine oxidase isoform X3 has protein sequence MQSCESSGDSADDPLSRGLRRRGQPRVVVIGAGLAGLAAAKALLEQGFTDVTVLEASSRIGGRVQSVKLGHATFELGATWIHGSHGNPIYHLAEANGLLEETTDGERSVGRISLYSKNGVACYLTNRGCRIPKDVVEEFSDLYNEVYNLTQEFFRHGKPVNAESQNSVGVFTREEVRNRIRDDPDDPEATKRLKLAMIQQYLKVESCESSSHSMDEVSLSAFGEWTEIPGAHHVIPSGFMRVVELLAEGIPAHVIQLGKPVRCVHWDQASSRPRGPEIEPRDEGDHNHDAGEGSQGGEEPREERQDEDEQWPVVVECEDCEVIPADHVIVTVSLGVLKRQHASFFRPGLPAEKVAAIHRLGIGTTDKIFLEFEEPFWGPECNSLRFVWEDEAESCTLTYPPELWYRKICGFDVLYPPERYGHVLSGWICGEEALVMEKCDDEAVAEICTEMLRQFTGNPNIPKPRRILRSAWGSNPYFRGSYSYTQVGSSGADVEKLAKPLPYTESSKAAPMQVLFSGEATHRKYYSTTHGALLSGQREAARLIEMYRDLFQ, from the exons ATGCAAAGTTGTGAATCCAGTGGCGACAGCGCGGATGACCCTCTCAGTCGTGGCCTGCGGAGAAGGGGACAGCCTCGTGTGGTGGTGATCGGCGCTGGCTTGGCTGGCCTGGCTGCGGCCAAAGCACTTCTGGAGCAGGGCTTTACAGATGTCACTGTGCTTGAGGCGTCCAGCCGCATCGGGGGCCGCGTACAGAGTGTGAAACTTG GACACGCTACCTTTGAGCTGGGAGCCACGTGGATCCATGGCTCCCACGGGAATCCCATCTATCATCTAGCAGAAGCCAATGGCCTCCTGGAAGAGACAACCGATGGAGAACGCAGTGTGGGCCGCATCAGCCTCTACTCCAAGAATGGCGTGGCCTGCTACCTCACCAACCGTGGCTGCAGGATCCCCAAGGATGTGGTTGAGGAATTCAGTGATTTATACAACGAG GTCTATAACTTGACCCAGGAGTTCTTCCGGCATGGTAAACCAGTTAATGCTGAGAGTCAGAACAGCGTGGGGGTGTTCACCCGAGAGGAGGTGCGCAACCGCATCAGGGATGACCCTGATGATCCAGAGGCCACCAAGCGCCTGAAACTCGCCATGATCCAACAGTACCTGAAG GTGGAAAGCTGTGAGAGTAGCTCGCACAGCATGGATGAGGTGTCCCTGAGCGCCTTTGGGGAATGGACTGAGATTCCTGGTGCCCACCACGTCATCCCCTCGGGCTTCATGCGGGTTGTGGAGCTGCTGGCTGAGGGCATCCCAGCCCACGTCATCCAGCTGGGGAAACCCGTCCGTTGTGTTCACTGGGACCAGGCCTCATCCCGCCCTCGGGGCCCTGAGATTGAGCCCCGGGATGAGGGTGACCATAATCATGATGCCGGGGAGGGCAGTCAGGGTGGAGAGGAGCCCCGGGAGGAGAGGCAGGATGAGGATGAGCAGTGGCCAGTGGTGGTGGAGTGCGAGGACTGCGAGGTGATCCCGGCAGACCATGTGATCGTGACCGTGTCGCTGGGCGTGCTCAAGAGGCAGCATGCCAGCTTCTTTCGGCCAGGCCTGCCCGCCGAGAAGGTGGCTGCCATCCACCGACTGGGCATCGGCACCACTGACAAGATCTTTCTAGAATTCGAGGAGCCCTTCTGGGGCCCCGAGTGCAACAGCCTACGGTTTGTGTGGGAGGACGAGGCGGAGAGCTGCACGCTCACCTACCCGCCCGAGCTTTGGTACCGCAAGATCTGTGGCTTTGATGTCCTCTACCCGCCTGAGCGCTACGGCCATGTGCTGAGTGGCTGGATCTGTGGGGAGGAGGCCCTTGTCATGGAGAAGTGTGATGACGAGGCAGTGGCCGAGATCTGCACAGAGATGCTGCGGCAGTTCACAG GGAACCCCAATATCCCAAAGCCTCGGCGAATCCTGCGCTCGGCCTGGGGCAGCAACCCCTACTTCCGGGGATCCTATTCATACACACAGGTGGGCTCAAGTGGGGCAGATGTGGAGAAGCTGGCCAAGCCCCTGCCGTACACAGAGAGCTCCAAGGCAGCG
- the SMOX gene encoding spermine oxidase isoform X2, with protein sequence MQSCESSGDSADDPLSRGLRRRGQPRVVVIGAGLAGLAAAKALLEQGFTDVTVLEASSRIGGRVQSVKLGHATFELGATWIHGSHGNPIYHLAEANGLLEETTDGERSVGRISLYSKNGVACYLTNRGCRIPKDVVEEFSDLYNEVYNLTQEFFRHGKPVNAESQNSVGVFTREEVRNRIRDDPDDPEATKRLKLAMIQQYLKVESCESSSHSMDEVSLSAFGEWTEIPGAHHVIPSGFMRVVELLAEGIPAHVIQLGKPVRCVHWDQASSRPRGPEIEPRDEGDHNHDAGEGSQGGEEPREERQDEDEQWPVVVECEDCEVIPADHVIVTVSLGVLKRQHASFFRPGLPAEKVAAIHRLGIGTTDKIFLEFEEPFWGPECNSLRFVWEDEAESCTLTYPPELWYRKICGFDVLYPPERYGHVLSGWICGEEALVMEKCDDEAVAEICTEMLRQFTGNPNIPKPRRILRSAWGSNPYFRGSYSYTQVGSSGADVEKLAKPLPYTESSKAAHLLRRSPKVLSSGKLCVISLTEGLFSGFSAPRPHTHHIMYDAI encoded by the exons ATGCAAAGTTGTGAATCCAGTGGCGACAGCGCGGATGACCCTCTCAGTCGTGGCCTGCGGAGAAGGGGACAGCCTCGTGTGGTGGTGATCGGCGCTGGCTTGGCTGGCCTGGCTGCGGCCAAAGCACTTCTGGAGCAGGGCTTTACAGATGTCACTGTGCTTGAGGCGTCCAGCCGCATCGGGGGCCGCGTACAGAGTGTGAAACTTG GACACGCTACCTTTGAGCTGGGAGCCACGTGGATCCATGGCTCCCACGGGAATCCCATCTATCATCTAGCAGAAGCCAATGGCCTCCTGGAAGAGACAACCGATGGAGAACGCAGTGTGGGCCGCATCAGCCTCTACTCCAAGAATGGCGTGGCCTGCTACCTCACCAACCGTGGCTGCAGGATCCCCAAGGATGTGGTTGAGGAATTCAGTGATTTATACAACGAG GTCTATAACTTGACCCAGGAGTTCTTCCGGCATGGTAAACCAGTTAATGCTGAGAGTCAGAACAGCGTGGGGGTGTTCACCCGAGAGGAGGTGCGCAACCGCATCAGGGATGACCCTGATGATCCAGAGGCCACCAAGCGCCTGAAACTCGCCATGATCCAACAGTACCTGAAG GTGGAAAGCTGTGAGAGTAGCTCGCACAGCATGGATGAGGTGTCCCTGAGCGCCTTTGGGGAATGGACTGAGATTCCTGGTGCCCACCACGTCATCCCCTCGGGCTTCATGCGGGTTGTGGAGCTGCTGGCTGAGGGCATCCCAGCCCACGTCATCCAGCTGGGGAAACCCGTCCGTTGTGTTCACTGGGACCAGGCCTCATCCCGCCCTCGGGGCCCTGAGATTGAGCCCCGGGATGAGGGTGACCATAATCATGATGCCGGGGAGGGCAGTCAGGGTGGAGAGGAGCCCCGGGAGGAGAGGCAGGATGAGGATGAGCAGTGGCCAGTGGTGGTGGAGTGCGAGGACTGCGAGGTGATCCCGGCAGACCATGTGATCGTGACCGTGTCGCTGGGCGTGCTCAAGAGGCAGCATGCCAGCTTCTTTCGGCCAGGCCTGCCCGCCGAGAAGGTGGCTGCCATCCACCGACTGGGCATCGGCACCACTGACAAGATCTTTCTAGAATTCGAGGAGCCCTTCTGGGGCCCCGAGTGCAACAGCCTACGGTTTGTGTGGGAGGACGAGGCGGAGAGCTGCACGCTCACCTACCCGCCCGAGCTTTGGTACCGCAAGATCTGTGGCTTTGATGTCCTCTACCCGCCTGAGCGCTACGGCCATGTGCTGAGTGGCTGGATCTGTGGGGAGGAGGCCCTTGTCATGGAGAAGTGTGATGACGAGGCAGTGGCCGAGATCTGCACAGAGATGCTGCGGCAGTTCACAG GGAACCCCAATATCCCAAAGCCTCGGCGAATCCTGCGCTCGGCCTGGGGCAGCAACCCCTACTTCCGGGGATCCTATTCATACACACAGGTGGGCTCAAGTGGGGCAGATGTGGAGAAGCTGGCCAAGCCCCTGCCGTACACAGAGAGCTCCAAGGCAGCG